A genomic segment from Sulfuritalea hydrogenivorans sk43H encodes:
- the radA gene encoding DNA repair protein RadA, which translates to MKSKNRGSLGVKSHTIYSCNECGGQTPKWQGQCPHCNAWNSLTESVAGTDTKSSNRFNSWAAGGKLQMLSEVGTAEVQRTPTGSAEFDRVLGGGLVPGGVVLIGGDPGIGKSTLLLQVLAHLSMQRSTLYVSGEESAQQIALRAKRLSLDGNDMRLLPEIQLEKIQAAISQCKPDVVVIDSIQTLWSGQLTSAPGSVAQVRECAAQLTRMAKGGNMTLCLVGHSTKENVLAGPRVLEHMVDTVLYFEGDPQTSFRVIRAFKNRYGAVNELGVFAMTQTGLREVNNPSALFLSQHHKPVSGSCVMVTQEGTRPLLVEIQALVDGANGNPRRLSVGLEQNRLAMLLAVLHRHAGVVCADQDVFVNAVGGVKITEPAADLAVLLAIVSSLRNCPLPGKLVAFGEVGLAGEVRPAPRGQERLKEAAKLGFTHAIVPKANAPKHEIPGLEIIAVGRVEDAVNAYR; encoded by the coding sequence ATGAAGTCCAAGAATCGAGGGAGTTTGGGAGTGAAGTCACACACAATATATTCATGCAACGAATGCGGCGGCCAGACGCCGAAGTGGCAGGGGCAGTGTCCGCATTGCAATGCATGGAACTCTCTAACTGAATCAGTGGCAGGTACTGATACGAAGAGCAGTAATCGTTTCAACTCATGGGCAGCTGGCGGAAAGCTGCAGATGCTCTCGGAGGTCGGAACAGCAGAAGTGCAGAGAACGCCGACAGGTAGCGCGGAATTTGACCGCGTCTTGGGTGGTGGACTGGTGCCAGGCGGAGTAGTGCTCATTGGCGGCGATCCGGGCATTGGCAAGTCAACATTGTTGCTGCAGGTTCTAGCGCATTTATCAATGCAGCGCAGCACCTTATATGTGAGCGGTGAAGAGTCGGCACAACAGATCGCTCTTCGCGCCAAGCGCTTGTCGTTGGACGGGAACGACATGCGTTTGTTACCCGAAATTCAGTTGGAAAAAATTCAGGCGGCCATCTCGCAGTGCAAACCAGACGTAGTAGTGATTGACTCAATACAAACGCTCTGGTCGGGACAACTCACATCCGCACCGGGTTCAGTGGCACAGGTGAGAGAGTGTGCTGCGCAACTTACGCGCATGGCTAAAGGCGGCAACATGACGTTGTGCTTAGTGGGACACTCGACAAAGGAGAACGTACTTGCAGGGCCCCGAGTCTTGGAACACATGGTGGATACCGTGTTGTATTTCGAGGGTGACCCCCAGACAAGTTTCCGGGTGATTCGCGCCTTCAAGAACCGCTATGGTGCCGTCAACGAGCTAGGCGTGTTCGCAATGACACAGACGGGGTTACGTGAGGTGAACAATCCTTCGGCGCTGTTTCTTTCGCAACATCACAAGCCGGTGTCAGGTAGTTGCGTGATGGTGACTCAGGAAGGCACCCGGCCACTTTTGGTGGAAATTCAGGCGCTGGTCGACGGCGCCAACGGAAATCCGCGCCGGCTTTCGGTTGGCTTGGAGCAGAACCGGCTAGCTATGCTGCTTGCCGTCTTGCATCGGCATGCTGGCGTGGTTTGCGCCGATCAGGATGTCTTCGTCAATGCCGTCGGCGGCGTCAAGATCACCGAGCCCGCAGCCGACCTCGCCGTCCTGCTGGCGATCGTTTCAAGTCTGCGCAACTGCCCGTTGCCGGGCAAGTTGGTTGCCTTTGGTGAGGTGGGCTTGGCTGGTGAGGTGCGCCCCGCGCCGCGCGGCCAGGAACGTCTCAAGGAAGCCGCCAAACTCGGGTTTACCCACGCCATCGTGCCCAAGGCCAATGCGCCAAAACATGAGATACCAGGCTTGGAGATCATCGCAGTTGGAAGGGTTGAAGACGCGGTCAACGCCTACAGATGA